The Anolis carolinensis isolate JA03-04 chromosome 2, rAnoCar3.1.pri, whole genome shotgun sequence genome has a window encoding:
- the LOC100552227 gene encoding zinc finger protein 658B, with translation MTPRNRKKNMKRKEPAVTKSGMEKQVFGKQKRMKTEHITQVKKDKSSSSFKHAEHSESCTSESNKTECPDCGEMCKCHAQLNIGDKPYKCMECGKGFSQKATLQVHQRIHTGEKPYKCMECGKSFTDAGSHNKHLRAHTGEKPYKCLECGKSFSNGTYLCTHQRTHTGEKPYKCMECGKGFSQSAGLYMHQRTHTGEKPYTCMECGRSFSCNGSLRTHQRTHTGEKPYECMECGKSFRQNSNLRVHQKTHTSEKPYKCMECEKSFKQRGQLRVHQYTHTGEKPYECMQCGKSFSNRRACNLHQRTHSGEKPYKCMECDKTFGYISNLNTHLKTHRGEKPYKCMVCEKSFSHTSVLRIHERTHSGDKPYKCMQCGKSFSQKGNLQVHERIHTGERPYKCTVCGMGFCDSGSCNKHLRTHTGEKPYECLECGKSFSCSSNLRIHQRTHTGEKPHECKECGKSFSSSSSLQSHQRTHTGEKPYECMECGKSFRTRGDLRAHQRTHTGEKPYQCMECGKSFSDSGHLHAHHRTHTGEKPYKCMECGKAFSRGEHLRSHHRTHTGEKPYKCMECGKNFSDSGHLHTHHRTHTGEKPYKCMECGKAFTKSCSYNKHLKTHMGETM, from the exons ATGACACCAAG AAATCGGAAGAAGAACATGAAACGCAAGGAGCCAGCAGTAACAAAGTCTGGCATGGAAAAACAGGTGTTTGGAAAGCAAAagagaatgaaaacagaacacaTAACCCAAGTGAAAAAAGACAAGAGCTCCTCTTCCTTCAAACACGCTGAACATTCTGAATCTTGTACCTCAGAATCAAATAAAACGGAATGTCCAGACTGTGGGGAAATGTGTAAATGTCATGCACAGTTAAACATAGGAGAcaaaccatataaatgcatggaatgtggaaagggcttcagtcAGAAAGCAACTCTACAGGTACATCAAAGaatacacacaggagagaagccatacaaatgcatggaatgcggaaagagcttcactgacgCTGGATCGCATAACAAACATCTAAGGGctcacacaggagaaaaaccatataaatgtctagaatgtggaaaaagctttaGTAACGGTACATACCTTTGTACACATCAAAgaacacacacaggggagaaaccatacaaatgcatggaatgtggaaagggcttcagtcAGAGTGCAGGTCTATATATGCATCAAAGaacacacacaggagagaagccatacacatgcatggaatgtggaaggaGCTTCAGTTGCAATGGAAGTCTACGTacccatcaaagaactcacacaggagagaaaccatatgaatgcatggagtgtggaaagagcttcaggcaGAATTCAAATCTCCGTGTACATCAAAAAACACACACGAGTGAAAAACCgtacaaatgcatggaatgtgagaAGAGCTTCAAACAAAGAGGACAACTACGTGTACATCAATAcacccatacaggggagaagccatatgaatgcatgcaatgtggaaagagcttcagtaataGGAGAGCATGTAAtctacatcaaaggactcactcaGGTGAGAAGCCgtacaaatgcatggaatgcgATAAAACGTTCGGTTACATTTCAAATCTAAACACACATCTAAAAACACAcagaggagagaaaccatacaaatgcatgGTATGTGAAAAGAGTTTCAGTCACACTTCTGTACTGCGTATACATGAAAGAACGCATTCAGGAGACAAACCTTATAAATGTAtgcaatgtggaaagagcttcagtcagaaggGAAATCTACAAGTACATGAAAGGATACACACAGGGGAGAGACCATACAAATGCACAGTATGTGGAATGGGTTTCTGTGATAGTGGCTCATGTAATAAACAtctaaggacccacacaggagagaaaccgtatgaatgcctggaatgtggaaagagtttcagttgcAGTTCAAATCTACGTATacatcaaagaacccacacaggggagaaacctcaTGAATGcaaggaatgtggaaagagcttctctaGTAGTAGCAGTTTGCAGTCacatcaaagaacccacacaggggagaaaccttatgaatgcatggaatgtggaaagagcttcaggacCAGGGGAGACTTGCgtgcccatcaaaggacccacacgggggaaaaaccatatcaatgcatggaatgtggaaagagcttcagcgaCAGTGGACATTTGCATGCCCATcataggacccacacaggggaaaaaccatataaatgcatggaatgtggaaaggccTTCAGCAGAGGTGAACATTTGCGTTCCCATCATAGGACCCACACGGGggaaaaaccatataaatgcatggaatgtggaaagaacttcagcgACAGTGGACATCTGCATACCCATcataggacccacacaggggaaaaaccatataaatgcatggaatgtggaaaggccTTCACAAAAAGTTGCTCATATAATAAACATCTAAAGACCCACATGGGTGAGACCATgtga
- the LOC103281185 gene encoding zinc finger protein OZF-like — protein sequence MKTRNRIQAKNPKSSSSFQQTNQPEGLPSASDKIDCPNCGRICKCYAHLNIDARLYKGDKSYKCMDCGKSFTYSRDLHLHQRIHTGEKPYKCIDCGKSFSDSGNYRKHVRTHTGEKPYTCMECGKSFSRSDHLNSHQKTHTGEKPYTCEECGNSFSQSGHLRSHQRTHTGEKPYKCEDCGKCFKQRESYNIHLRTHIGEKQGMWVCEKSFSDDRTCNKHLKIHSEEKPYKCMECGKSFNQRAHLRSHRRIHTGEKPYKCMECGKSFSRGTHLRSHQRTHTGGKPYKCIECGKSFRNSGSYNAHLRTYTGEKPYKCLECGKSFRDSGSYNVHLRTHTGEKPYKCMECGKSFSQCGSYKKHLRTHTEKTI from the coding sequence ATGAAAACAAGAAACAGGATCCAAGCGAAAAATCCAAAGAGCTCATCTTCCTTCCAGCAGACTAATCAACCTGAAGGTCTACCCTCAGCATCAGATAAAATTGACTGCCCCAATTGTGGGAGAATTTGCAAATGCTATGCACATTTAAACATAGATGCCAGGCTCTACAAAGGAGATAAATCATACAAATGCATGgattgtggaaagagtttcacttaCAGTAGAGATTTGCATTTACATCAAAGaatacacacaggggagaagccatacaaatgcattgactgtggaaagagcttcagtgatagTGGGAATTATAGAAAGCATGtaaggactcacacaggagagaaaccttatacatgcatggaatgtgggaagagcttcagtcggagtgaccaTCTGAATTctcatcaaaagacccacacaggagagaagccatatacatGTGAGGAATGTGGAAACAGCTTTtctcagagtggacatctgcgttcccatcaaaggacccacacaggagagaagccatataaatgcgaGGACTGTGGAAAGTGCTTTAAGCAGCGTGAATCATACAATATACATCTAAGGACCCACATAGGGGAGAAGCAGGGAATGTGGgtatgtgaaaagagcttcagtgatgATCGGACATGTAATAAACATCTAAAGATTCACTCGGaggagaaaccatacaaatgcatggaatgtggaaagagcttcaatcaGAGGGCACATCTGCGTTCCCATCGaagaatccacacaggggagaagccatataagtgcatggaatgtgggaaaagCTTCAGTCGGGGTACACACCTGCGTTCccatcagaggacccacacagggggaaagccatacaaatgcattgaatgtggaaagagcttcaggaaCAGTGGATCATATAATGCACATCTAAGGACttacacaggagagaaaccatataaatgcttggaatgtggaaagagcttcagggaCAGTGGATCATATAATGTGCAtctaaggactcacactggagagaaaccatataaatgcatggaatgtggaaagagcttcagtcaatgTGGATCATATAAGAAACATCTAAGGACCCACACAGAAAAAACCATATaa